A window of Sphingobacterium sp. SRCM116780 contains these coding sequences:
- a CDS encoding DUF5008 domain-containing protein, which produces MKNKLYKSFYLLFALGVLAFTACNKEIVTGEDPYAGGKGSLGIGFITNYPTPNVAKPGELVDFNVKGLKPYLGKIDFFVNNTKVEIVTAQDSLVTIKVPAEISSGDAKIVVDGQVFYGPRLEIEGNTSLDENYGMINGFRGSVYDILPNAGGFIVAGYFNNFENEAVDKETYRNGIHFIDASGKTSSTMSFGKGTGATGGVNSIAKLSNGSFIVGGNFTSFNGKQVYGLAKLYSNGELDSTVVDVINTTENPKNSLDTVSSFNAGVYGGPVLKVFSVTDDKVIVVGNFSRYFKIDYDYSSRDNRRSIVTEAKHVIRLRSDGSLDSTYIIKNEGANGMILDATMIDNERILVIGSFTSYNGKAAPGIVCLNADGSVDPAFNLSGSITRFLSVTYNEENEKIALTGIFSGLGGNANAKSVALLNTDGSVDNQFVLGNIGTGIVSYAQVLNNEQVVVQGSMDTYNGIGRGKMLILEKDGKLLQKYNSQAPFSGSIFKIVETKSSTGEPALLVGGSVSQYGVKTVGNFFRLEIKE; this is translated from the coding sequence ATGAAAAATAAATTATATAAATCTTTTTACTTGCTATTCGCATTGGGTGTCCTTGCTTTTACAGCGTGTAATAAAGAAATTGTGACAGGGGAGGATCCTTATGCTGGAGGCAAGGGATCCTTAGGGATCGGATTCATAACCAATTATCCAACTCCTAATGTGGCTAAACCTGGAGAATTGGTTGATTTTAACGTAAAAGGATTGAAACCTTATCTCGGTAAAATTGATTTCTTTGTCAATAATACCAAAGTTGAAATTGTCACTGCTCAAGATTCTTTGGTCACGATCAAAGTACCTGCGGAAATATCTTCTGGAGATGCGAAGATTGTCGTGGATGGACAGGTTTTTTACGGCCCTCGATTAGAAATTGAGGGAAATACCAGTTTGGATGAAAACTATGGCATGATCAACGGTTTTAGAGGGTCAGTTTATGATATTTTACCAAATGCTGGTGGGTTTATCGTTGCAGGATATTTCAACAATTTTGAAAATGAAGCCGTTGATAAAGAAACCTACCGCAATGGTATTCACTTTATCGATGCAAGTGGAAAAACTTCCTCCACGATGAGCTTTGGTAAAGGAACAGGGGCTACAGGGGGTGTTAATTCTATCGCTAAATTAAGTAACGGTAGCTTTATTGTTGGGGGGAATTTTACTTCTTTCAATGGAAAACAAGTATATGGACTTGCCAAACTGTATAGCAATGGTGAATTGGATTCTACGGTTGTCGATGTCATCAATACAACTGAAAATCCTAAAAATTCTTTAGACACGGTTTCGAGCTTTAATGCTGGGGTATATGGTGGTCCTGTCTTAAAAGTATTTTCGGTAACAGATGATAAAGTGATTGTTGTAGGAAACTTTAGTCGCTATTTTAAGATAGACTATGACTATTCATCTCGTGATAATAGACGATCGATCGTTACAGAAGCGAAACATGTGATTCGTTTACGTTCAGATGGTTCTTTGGACTCCACTTATATTATAAAAAATGAAGGAGCCAACGGAATGATCTTAGATGCGACGATGATTGACAATGAACGCATATTGGTCATCGGTTCTTTCACATCTTATAATGGAAAAGCTGCACCAGGTATTGTTTGCTTAAACGCAGACGGTAGTGTTGACCCTGCTTTTAACTTGTCTGGATCTATAACACGCTTCTTGAGTGTTACCTACAATGAAGAGAATGAAAAAATTGCTTTAACAGGTATATTTAGTGGCTTAGGAGGAAATGCGAATGCAAAAAGTGTAGCACTACTTAATACAGATGGGTCTGTTGATAATCAATTTGTACTAGGGAATATCGGAACAGGAATTGTCAGCTATGCTCAAGTCTTGAATAATGAACAAGTTGTGGTTCAGGGTTCTATGGATACTTACAATGGTATCGGAAGAGGAAAAATGTTAATCCTAGAAAAAGATGGTAAGCTATTGCAGAAATATAATTCACAAGCACCATTTTCAGGATCCATTTTCAAAATTGTTGAAACCAAGTCGTCAACTGGAGAACCAGCACTATTGGTTGGTGGTAGTGTATCACAATATGGTGTTAAAACAGTTGGTAATTTTTTCCGATTAGAGATCAAAGAATAA
- a CDS encoding RagB/SusD family nutrient uptake outer membrane protein, producing MKRKFIYTILLGVSLVLGSCGKDFLNITQIDKLTGNNYWTSKEDVEQYMGGIYSTFREATMSNIFFPASGDLRCAPINRTSATNNSGRDYLVYLRQNNLSLIFAREADFSYFGFPKISKWNEFYKMVQNANIVCYQLENKDMPFLSEQQKKAYKAEAVFLRSLAYFFMVRLFGDIPYYTDVNTNPLPRTNMITVLKNISADLDANYKELPWTFDDPSIVAVKAMRGSALALNMHINMWIAGFANEDKAPYYEKVATMGKELMEENNGAYGLLSLSRTKEIFKGRTKEGLFEIVQNFNYGESFHLSASFSDYVLRAPNKVTTNSYIFYDPKFMEELYPPVGGDLRKTYWFDDEIYSTNGKFQCLKFLNVFMEEGEDNNPDDNQMVFRYSDPILLRAEALAELNRDEEARDVVNVIRDRAEASLITESGDELKDAIWWERARELFGEGNFFYDLVRTKKVVNSKYTSAPMSVGAFNAGGWTWPIDRSALTNNPYMRLNNYWN from the coding sequence ATGAAAAGAAAGTTTATTTATACGATATTATTAGGAGTCAGTTTAGTGTTAGGCTCATGTGGAAAGGATTTTTTGAATATTACCCAAATTGATAAATTGACTGGTAATAATTATTGGACTTCAAAAGAGGATGTGGAGCAATATATGGGTGGAATATATTCTACGTTTCGTGAAGCGACCATGTCCAATATCTTTTTCCCTGCAAGTGGCGATTTGCGTTGTGCTCCAATCAATCGCACAAGCGCGACCAACAATTCAGGAAGGGATTATTTAGTTTATTTAAGACAAAATAACCTAAGCCTGATTTTCGCGAGAGAAGCTGATTTCTCTTATTTTGGATTTCCGAAAATATCAAAATGGAATGAGTTTTATAAAATGGTTCAAAATGCCAATATTGTTTGTTATCAATTGGAAAACAAAGATATGCCATTTCTATCCGAACAACAGAAGAAAGCATACAAAGCTGAAGCCGTTTTCTTACGTTCATTAGCATACTTTTTCATGGTTCGACTTTTTGGAGACATTCCTTACTATACTGATGTGAATACAAACCCACTTCCGAGAACCAATATGATCACGGTATTGAAAAATATCTCAGCAGATTTGGATGCCAATTATAAGGAATTGCCTTGGACTTTTGATGATCCTTCTATTGTTGCGGTGAAAGCCATGCGAGGAAGTGCATTGGCTTTAAACATGCATATCAATATGTGGATTGCAGGTTTTGCTAATGAAGATAAGGCTCCTTACTATGAAAAGGTAGCAACTATGGGAAAAGAATTGATGGAAGAAAATAATGGTGCATATGGATTATTGAGTTTATCAAGAACGAAAGAGATTTTTAAGGGACGTACGAAAGAAGGATTATTTGAGATCGTTCAAAACTTCAATTATGGTGAGAGTTTTCATTTATCAGCATCCTTTTCAGATTACGTTCTTCGTGCTCCAAATAAAGTAACGACCAATTCCTATATCTTTTATGATCCTAAGTTTATGGAAGAATTGTATCCACCAGTAGGGGGAGATTTACGTAAGACCTATTGGTTCGATGATGAAATTTATTCCACTAACGGTAAATTTCAATGTTTGAAATTCCTGAATGTTTTTATGGAAGAAGGCGAAGATAATAATCCAGATGATAACCAAATGGTTTTCCGCTATTCTGATCCTATTTTGCTTCGGGCAGAGGCATTGGCGGAATTAAATCGCGACGAAGAAGCTCGTGATGTAGTCAATGTTATTCGCGATCGAGCAGAAGCCTCTTTGATTACCGAAAGCGGAGATGAATTGAAAGATGCGATCTGGTGGGAAAGAGCTCGTGAACTTTTTGGGGAAGGTAACTTCTTTTATGATTTAGTTCGAACTAAAAAAGTGGTTAATTCGAAATATACCTCCGCACCTATGTCAGTAGGAGCCTTTAACGCAGGGGGATGGACATGGCCAATCGATAGATCTGCCTTGACTAACAATCCGTATATGCGTTTAAATAATTATTGGAATTAA
- a CDS encoding M60 family metallopeptidase has product MNIRYITLGAFCAMLTLASSCGKYGVDFENGYQQGDSTETPILTDTTMGKADKSLYHRARIYPGLVGDNVSRVKDTTLSMLMNREYVSPFDYKVSYVPPAIYSTGLYAPAGEVIRITVPQGLIGLTVQIGVHTDNISGIDAPRRDNIIYTKKELFPGNNYVMNLYGGTIWIHNQNARSTPISLKFAGVVKANDFVLGRDNVSQWQKEVLANDVPWMDLIGKRTIFSVPRSLIVKFIQSGRADQIDEALSLWDKSYEQDYYNWMELTPTASDKKNRYPSLWERGVMDIHPSAGYAHSGNPWIMQEDEYWLDELTNPTTIKKGTSWGSYHEVGHNYQAGNSWSWSDLGETTNNLFIFNAARNRGETNRIDFHPALKTAIPGALAYAKFTGAKSFSSFPTGFGIDADDPFARITPFLQIFDKVKGKNGQLGWDFFPYIYNKARNENFTTPLDQAKKDYFYRQLCHFAGVDFNRFFIAWGIPVSAGAKREIRNLYPPMTTAIWEYNPLTFTGGDAPLASKYYLPSSTYDFTANVATATGESTGKFSAMIDGSASTYWHTCYSGCSVSTDLPVELTMNMKEVNAFKGFYIQNRQNNTFQTKVKVLVSRDNNNWTEMGTYTLAQASETTAQRNAIREFSFPQIVEMQYVKFVFPDKNLGGENHVALAEIGVFYDI; this is encoded by the coding sequence ATGAACATTCGATATATAACATTAGGAGCCTTTTGTGCTATGTTGACATTGGCTTCTTCCTGTGGCAAATATGGCGTTGATTTTGAAAATGGCTATCAACAAGGAGATTCGACAGAAACACCAATTCTGACTGATACGACTATGGGTAAAGCTGATAAAAGTCTATATCACCGGGCTAGGATTTATCCTGGGCTGGTTGGCGATAATGTGTCTCGTGTTAAAGACACCACCTTATCCATGTTAATGAACCGTGAGTATGTGAGTCCATTTGATTACAAAGTAAGCTATGTTCCACCTGCAATTTATAGTACTGGACTCTATGCTCCTGCAGGAGAAGTTATTCGTATTACTGTTCCACAAGGACTTATTGGATTGACAGTCCAAATTGGTGTACATACCGATAACATTTCGGGTATAGATGCACCACGTCGGGACAATATTATTTATACGAAGAAAGAATTGTTTCCTGGAAATAATTATGTCATGAATCTATATGGAGGTACGATTTGGATTCACAATCAAAATGCACGTTCAACACCTATAAGCCTAAAATTTGCAGGAGTTGTTAAAGCGAATGATTTTGTGCTAGGGAGAGACAATGTGAGTCAATGGCAGAAAGAAGTCTTGGCAAACGATGTTCCATGGATGGACTTGATCGGTAAACGAACAATATTTTCAGTACCTCGATCATTAATCGTTAAATTTATTCAATCAGGTCGTGCAGACCAAATTGATGAAGCCCTAAGTTTATGGGATAAATCTTATGAACAAGATTACTATAATTGGATGGAACTTACACCCACAGCCAGTGATAAAAAGAATCGCTATCCTTCGCTTTGGGAGCGAGGGGTAATGGATATTCATCCTTCTGCTGGTTATGCGCATAGTGGTAACCCTTGGATTATGCAAGAAGACGAATATTGGTTGGATGAGTTAACGAATCCGACGACCATAAAAAAAGGAACCTCTTGGGGTAGTTATCACGAAGTAGGGCACAATTATCAAGCAGGAAACTCTTGGAGTTGGAGCGATTTAGGCGAAACAACCAATAATCTTTTTATTTTCAATGCGGCACGCAATCGTGGAGAAACGAATCGTATTGACTTTCACCCTGCCTTAAAAACAGCTATTCCAGGAGCTTTAGCGTATGCGAAATTCACAGGAGCTAAAAGTTTTTCAAGTTTTCCGACAGGATTTGGAATAGATGCGGATGATCCATTCGCTCGTATTACACCTTTCTTGCAGATCTTTGACAAGGTAAAGGGTAAAAATGGTCAGTTAGGATGGGATTTCTTTCCATATATCTATAACAAAGCTCGAAATGAAAACTTTACGACACCTTTAGATCAAGCGAAGAAAGATTATTTTTATCGTCAGCTTTGTCATTTTGCAGGAGTAGATTTCAATCGCTTTTTTATTGCCTGGGGTATTCCAGTAAGTGCTGGAGCAAAAAGAGAGATACGTAATCTGTATCCACCGATGACCACTGCAATTTGGGAGTATAATCCGCTGACCTTTACAGGAGGAGATGCGCCATTAGCTTCAAAATATTACTTACCGAGTAGTACATACGATTTTACGGCTAACGTGGCAACGGCTACTGGAGAAAGTACTGGAAAATTCTCTGCGATGATAGATGGCTCTGCCTCGACGTATTGGCATACTTGTTATTCTGGCTGTAGTGTTTCTACTGATCTTCCAGTAGAATTAACGATGAATATGAAAGAAGTAAATGCTTTTAAAGGTTTTTATATCCAAAACAGACAAAATAATACTTTCCAAACAAAAGTTAAGGTCTTGGTGAGCCGAGATAATAACAACTGGACAGAAATGGGAACGTATACACTAGCGCAAGCATCTGAAACTACAGCACAAAGAAATGCAATACGTGAATTTTCTTTTCCTCAGATTGTAGAAATGCAATACGTGAAATTTGTATTCCCAGATAAAAATTTAGGCGGAGAGAACCATGTCGCTTTAGCTGAAATTGGAGTGTTTTACGATATATAA
- a CDS encoding DUF4983 domain-containing protein, which produces MKKSLNIYSKIVYGLTTLLVFCACNKDFPNLLQNFNEAKDSPETHDKVLLVIVDGLSGPAVQDIEPENLILYTRNGLVTYGSLADPTTDFEVTNTSVATALLTGVNSAKNKVTADDLSVLDTEEYPTIFSKLKNIGRRKSKLFTSSTSYETYLGKDATVEHGTDDVAVVAAAVKNLQVDSADLNVVHLAQVEKAGDENGFGSEIPQYVDAIKVMDKQVKQLVESLKARKSYGTENWLVIVTSGKGAPATEPTTDFTPYGDSKRDTYTLMYSPEFSRKIIPRPNAKDIPFAGNATRYTYASNNQVIGKLNDVSKFNMGTGSDWTITLFLKYNIANDNYYYPSFMSKRAAGFSGAGWNMFLEGGYWGMNSSIAGQAFGPNINDGEWHALTTVIKRSGDQDSLYVFTDGTTAAVSGKVSQISANSNNLDNTAPLTLGYLTSDGNTNADISICNVQIYNRAFNYEEVRRYGGVTHIDETFPFWDNLQGYWPGYDDVNTSKLTEKTGKAGNFNIKGPVTWTSFNELVPFFQPPIGESFFRLVPNAVDIPFMIYQWLGVTVESSWNLDGKSWSPNYTQIRN; this is translated from the coding sequence ATGAAAAAGTCTTTAAATATATATAGCAAGATCGTGTATGGTCTGACTACGCTCTTAGTGTTTTGCGCCTGTAATAAGGATTTTCCAAACTTATTGCAAAACTTTAATGAAGCCAAAGACAGTCCTGAAACACATGATAAAGTTTTATTGGTCATCGTCGACGGACTTTCTGGACCAGCAGTACAAGATATTGAACCTGAAAACCTTATTTTATATACCCGAAATGGATTAGTTACTTATGGAAGTTTGGCAGATCCAACAACAGATTTTGAAGTGACTAACACTTCGGTAGCTACGGCATTACTTACAGGTGTCAATAGTGCCAAGAACAAAGTAACGGCAGATGATCTTTCAGTCTTGGATACGGAAGAGTATCCAACCATTTTTAGTAAATTAAAAAATATAGGTAGACGTAAATCAAAATTGTTTACTTCTTCTACAAGTTATGAAACTTACTTAGGAAAAGATGCTACGGTTGAACACGGAACAGATGATGTTGCTGTTGTTGCTGCTGCAGTTAAAAATTTACAAGTCGATTCGGCAGATCTTAATGTAGTTCATTTAGCACAAGTGGAAAAGGCAGGGGATGAAAATGGTTTTGGTTCCGAAATTCCACAATATGTAGATGCGATTAAAGTGATGGATAAGCAAGTAAAACAATTGGTAGAGAGTTTGAAAGCTCGTAAATCTTATGGAACTGAAAACTGGTTGGTTATTGTTACTTCTGGAAAAGGAGCACCTGCTACAGAACCAACAACAGATTTTACACCTTATGGGGATTCGAAAAGAGATACTTACACGTTGATGTATTCTCCTGAATTTTCTAGAAAAATTATACCTCGTCCTAATGCGAAAGACATACCTTTTGCAGGTAATGCTACGCGATATACCTATGCTTCTAATAACCAGGTAATTGGTAAATTAAATGATGTTAGCAAATTTAATATGGGTACAGGATCCGACTGGACGATCACGTTGTTTCTAAAATACAACATTGCGAATGACAATTATTATTACCCTTCTTTTATGTCGAAAAGAGCTGCTGGGTTTAGTGGTGCTGGATGGAATATGTTTTTAGAAGGAGGATACTGGGGTATGAATAGCTCTATCGCAGGGCAGGCATTTGGACCTAATATTAACGACGGAGAGTGGCACGCACTGACAACTGTTATTAAACGAAGTGGAGATCAAGATTCCCTTTATGTATTTACAGATGGAACAACTGCTGCAGTATCAGGTAAGGTTTCGCAAATTTCAGCAAATAGTAATAATTTGGATAATACCGCCCCTTTAACATTAGGTTATCTGACAAGTGACGGAAATACCAATGCTGACATTTCTATTTGTAATGTACAGATCTATAATCGTGCGTTTAATTATGAAGAAGTTAGGAGATATGGAGGAGTAACACATATCGATGAGACATTCCCATTTTGGGATAATCTACAAGGTTATTGGCCCGGTTATGATGATGTAAATACGTCTAAATTAACAGAAAAAACAGGTAAAGCAGGTAATTTTAATATCAAAGGGCCTGTAACGTGGACAAGTTTTAATGAGTTGGTGCCATTTTTCCAACCTCCTATCGGTGAATCATTCTTTCGCTTGGTTCCCAATGCCGTAGATATTCCATTTATGATCTATCAATGGTTGGGTGTTACTGTTGAAAGTTCTTGGAATTTAGATGGAAAAAGCTGGAGTCCAAATTATACACAAATTAGAAACTAA
- a CDS encoding fasciclin domain-containing protein encodes MKNLMKISFMMLIASMILFSCKKEDYIDTGIHDPKFNGTTWQYLESRPELFDTLMVALKIAKLDDVIKNEEVTFFAPPDKSILKSVWKLNESLFRMGQDTITTLDQVRPEVWRKFLSKYIIKGKYLAKDFNQMDTLNLAAFPGGVYKNYEGTDMNIGVLYNDIKTSSNTGTQIIKYAGYRQLYLNFPYSVAVPDEEQDYFIPFLTAPVATSDIQPTNGVLHVLQFSKHAFGFQTNLFVNEAWTVGILYK; translated from the coding sequence ATGAAGAATTTGATGAAAATAAGCTTTATGATGCTGATAGCTAGTATGATTTTATTTTCTTGTAAGAAAGAAGATTATATAGATACAGGTATACATGATCCCAAGTTTAATGGAACAACTTGGCAATATTTAGAATCCAGACCTGAGCTTTTTGATACACTGATGGTAGCATTAAAGATTGCTAAATTGGATGATGTAATCAAAAATGAAGAAGTAACTTTTTTTGCCCCTCCAGATAAATCTATTTTAAAATCTGTATGGAAATTAAATGAATCATTGTTTCGTATGGGGCAAGATACCATTACCACATTGGATCAAGTACGTCCAGAGGTTTGGCGTAAATTTTTATCTAAATACATCATTAAAGGCAAGTATTTGGCAAAAGATTTCAATCAAATGGATACGTTGAATTTAGCGGCATTTCCTGGAGGCGTATATAAAAACTATGAAGGTACCGATATGAATATTGGCGTATTGTACAATGATATTAAAACATCTTCCAATACAGGTACTCAAATTATTAAATATGCAGGTTATAGACAATTATATTTGAATTTTCCTTATTCTGTAGCAGTTCCAGATGAAGAACAAGATTATTTTATTCCATTCCTAACCGCTCCAGTTGCGACTTCAGACATACAACCAACAAATGGAGTGTTACATGTTTTGCAATTCTCAAAACATGCATTTGGATTCCAGACTAATCTTTTTGTCAATGAGGCTTGGACAGTTGGCATATTATATAAATAA